The window ACCGCTTCCTGGAGGATCCGCTTCCCCGCACCGATGAGGAGCTGGCTCGCATCCTGATCCGGCAGCGCCTGCAGGAGATTGAGGAGCGCCGGCGTGCCGCCCTCGCCGGCACCCGTCCCTTCCGCCCCCGGGATCGCTATGAGGTGGGGGAACGCCTCTTCTTCCCACACATGGGTTTCGCAGTGGGAACGGTAGTGGGGATCCGCGAGGGCCATAACCCCGAGATCGGCCCCTTCAAGGTGATCCAGGTGCGCTTTGAAGAGGACGGGACCGTTCGGGAGTTCGCGGCGGAGTATCCGCTTCCACATCGCCTCAACGATCTGGACGGGTGGCGGGGACCTGATGAGAAGGAGCTGCGCCCGGAGGAGATCTGGGACCGGTGGGGGCAGCGCATCCGGGAGCAGCTGCGGGCGCGGCTGGAGGCCAGCCCGGATTTCGTCCGGGTAGGGGATCACTGGTTCCCTCGGGCCTTGCTGGTGGAGCTCCATGAGGGCCACCTGAATCTGGTGGAGGCGGTCCTCGATGTCCACAACGGAGGGCCTCTCTCGCCGGAGGAGCTCCTGCCGCATCTGGAGCTCCCGGCGGATGTTCCCCTGCCCCTGCGGGTCTTCTCCCTGAACGCGGCCCTCTACCGGGATCCTCGCTTCGATGAGGTGGGCCCAGCAGGTCAGTTCCTGTGGTTCCTGCGGCGGATGGAACCCCCGGAGGTGCAGGAGACGCCGCCCCGCCTGCAGGGTCGACCCTATGGGGGGGACCGCGCGCGCCTCGATGAGGCCCTGCGCCGCATCGCGGCGGAGATCGATGACGAGCTCAGCGATCCGGAAGAGATCCGGCCGGGCCTGGGGGAGGCCGATGAGGTGATCTGGGTCGCTTCGTATCCCCATCTGCGGAGTGGAACGGCCCCTCTCACCCGGCGCACCGGCCAGGTCTTCCCCCTGGGCCGAACCCATCGCATCCGTTTTGAGTTTGAGGATCCGGTCAGCGGCCGACGCTGGCCCGGATGGGTGGTTCGGGAGCGGAAATACGTTTTCGGCCTCAAGGAATGGTATGAGGCCTATCAGGTCCAGCCGGGTTGCCTGGTGGCCTTCCGACGCTCCCCAGAGCCCGGTGTGATCCGGGTGGCATTGCGAGGCCGCAGCCGGCGCGACTGGGTGCGGGTGGTTCGGGCGGAGGAGGGCCAGCTGGTCTTTGAGATGCTCCGCCGGCAGATCCCGGGCGAGTTCGACGACCAAAGCCTGATCGTTGTGGATGATCCGGCGGCCCTGGAGGAGCTGTGGACCCGCTGGCGGAACCGTCCGGTCCGGGCTCTGGCCCAGCAGTTGCTTCCATCGCTGGCCCAGCTCACCCCTCAGGGCACCGTCCACGCCCGCACGCTTTACCAGGCTGTGAACCTGCTGATCCGGACGCCGCCGGAGCCGCTCTTCGAGGAGATGATGAGCCTGCCCGGGTGCCTCTACCTGGGCGATGGATACTGGCGGTGGCGGGAGGAAGAGGCATGAGCAGCCGTCCGGGTCCATCGCTGCAGCGCCTGATCAAACCTACCCTCGATACCCCTTTCCACATCGACCTGGACTGGTGGAAGCGCAAGGGCCAGGATCTGCGGGCGTATTTGATGAGCCATCTCTGCCTGGAGCATCGGGAGCGCTTCCTCGCTCACCCGGAGGAGACGGAGATCGACTGGGTGGATCCGGAGACCGCCGAGGTGCGGCGGGTGGACGGGCTGTGGCATATCCTTCTGCAGCATTGCAGCCGCCAGCCGGATTTCATCACGCCCCAAACCCCGCTCACCGATGCGGTGTTCCGGCTGTTATTGGTGAACGGCAACCAGCCCATGACCCCGCGACAGATCGCCCAGGCCCTCCAGAAGCGCACCGGCCGGTGGGAGGACCCTCAGAAGATCCTCCAGACCATCGGCGGGCGCGTGGTGCATCAGGGGATCCGACCGGTCCTGGAGTGAGCCCCGATGCAGGTGACGGCGAAGCTGCATGCGATCCTGCGCCGCTACCGCCCCGCCGGGATCCGGGATGAAGGGATCCCGGTGGAGATCCCGGAGGGAGGCACCCCTCGCGATATCGCGGCGGCGCTGGGGATCCCTCTGGAGTTGATCCACGCGGTCTTCGTC is drawn from Thermoflexus hugenholtzii and contains these coding sequences:
- a CDS encoding MoaD/ThiS family protein — translated: MQVTAKLHAILRRYRPAGIRDEGIPVEIPEGGTPRDIAAALGIPLELIHAVFVNEVQATLDTPLQPGDVVRLFPPVVGGAE